A DNA window from Thiothrix subterranea contains the following coding sequences:
- a CDS encoding pilin produces MKTKQQGFTLIELMIVVAIIGILAAIALPAYQDYTIRARIMESFHLAESAKISVTSHAASLADIIVAADDWNSQDNNNGITPTSKYIDLISINSITGVITIDFNHSAVGIAPNEDQLVLTPSVRTNAGISTLDTALLDGNTGSFEWACASSSNNTATARSIPATLPANPINAKYVPAECR; encoded by the coding sequence ATGAAGACCAAACAACAAGGCTTCACCTTGATCGAATTAATGATTGTAGTTGCTATTATCGGAATCCTTGCCGCAATTGCTCTACCTGCTTATCAAGACTATACGATTCGGGCAAGAATAATGGAAAGTTTTCACCTAGCGGAATCAGCAAAAATAAGTGTCACTAGCCATGCTGCAAGCTTAGCAGACATTATTGTTGCGGCAGATGATTGGAACTCCCAAGATAACAACAATGGCATTACACCAACCAGCAAATATATTGATTTAATTAGCATTAATAGTATTACTGGAGTCATTACCATTGACTTCAATCATAGTGCTGTCGGTATCGCGCCTAATGAAGATCAATTAGTATTAACACCATCGGTTCGCACAAATGCTGGAATTAGCACACTGGATACCGCACTACTCGACGGTAACACCGGTTCTTTTGAATGGGCGTGTGCATCGTCGAGCAACAACACAGCAACAGCTAGAAGCATTCCAGCCACACTACCAGCAAATCCAATTAACGCAAAATATGTACCGGCTGAATGCCGTTAG
- a CDS encoding pilin, whose protein sequence is MRTMKSKAQAGFTLIELMIVVAIIGILAAIALPAYQDYTVRSRVMEGVTMLEPLKLSIGTEVTTMADLAVMAADWNDDENHDGTVPTSKFVDSIQVAPLTGVITVDYNHTAVGIGTGADQITLSPSIRTTAGISPLATALGAGLTGAVDWGCASETNATATARSIAVVAPTAPMLSKYVPSECR, encoded by the coding sequence ATGAGAACAATGAAATCTAAAGCACAAGCGGGTTTCACCTTAATCGAATTGATGATCGTAGTTGCCATCATCGGCATTTTGGCTGCGATTGCACTGCCTGCGTATCAAGACTACACCGTCCGTTCTCGCGTAATGGAAGGTGTCACCATGCTGGAACCACTCAAACTGTCTATCGGCACAGAAGTTACCACTATGGCTGACTTAGCGGTAATGGCAGCTGACTGGAACGATGACGAAAACCATGATGGTACTGTCCCAACCAGTAAATTTGTTGATTCAATCCAAGTTGCTCCTTTAACTGGTGTTATCACAGTTGATTATAACCATACTGCTGTTGGTATTGGTACTGGTGCAGACCAAATCACACTTAGTCCATCTATCCGCACTACTGCTGGCATTTCACCTTTGGCTACCGCACTCGGTGCTGGCTTAACTGGTGCCGTAGATTGGGGTTGTGCTTCCGAAACCAACGCGACTGCTACTGCGCGTAGTATCGCAGTGGTAGCACCAACAGCTCCAATGCTATCAAAATATGTTCCTTCAGAATGTCGTTAA
- a CDS encoding BrnA antitoxin family protein: MNRQLSDEQIAMLKALTAMPDEDIDLSDIPEAGDDAWKNAVVGKFYRPIKKQVTVRIDADILAWLQSSGAGYQTRLNQLLREAMQQAA; encoded by the coding sequence ATGAACAGACAGCTTTCAGATGAACAAATCGCCATGCTAAAAGCATTAACAGCAATGCCAGACGAAGACATTGATCTCAGCGATATTCCCGAAGCGGGTGATGATGCTTGGAAAAATGCCGTGGTTGGTAAATTTTACCGTCCGATCAAGAAACAAGTCACGGTGCGGATTGATGCAGACATTCTGGCGTGGTTACAATCCAGTGGCGCAGGCTACCAAACGCGGCTAAATCAACTGCTCCGCGAGGCGATGCAGCAGGCAGCTTAA
- a CDS encoding Uma2 family endonuclease, whose protein sequence is MGYALLQDNYLTPEEYLEGEQFAIEKSEYVRGEVYAMAGASDRHVKVSGNAYALIKMHLRGSGCSTYIADMKVRIAADDTFFYPDVMVTCEPSDQLAERDYAKHHPKLIIEVLSPSTEDKDRGSKFISYRKLASLQEYLLIDPRKYYVELFRRQNEDEWVLMTRSGAEATLTLNSIGLTCCLADFYDDVRFD, encoded by the coding sequence ATGGGTTACGCACTACTGCAAGACAATTACCTCACGCCTGAAGAATATTTGGAAGGTGAGCAATTTGCCATCGAGAAATCAGAATACGTTCGCGGCGAAGTTTACGCGATGGCGGGGGCTTCTGACCGGCATGTTAAAGTCAGCGGCAACGCTTACGCATTAATCAAAATGCACCTGCGTGGCTCTGGGTGCAGCACGTACATTGCGGATATGAAGGTACGCATTGCGGCAGATGATACCTTTTTCTACCCGGATGTGATGGTAACGTGCGAGCCTTCCGATCAGTTGGCGGAGCGGGATTATGCCAAACATCACCCCAAGCTGATTATCGAGGTGCTTTCTCCTTCAACCGAGGATAAAGACCGGGGCAGTAAATTCATCAGCTACCGCAAACTGGCGAGTTTGCAGGAATATTTGCTGATTGATCCGCGCAAATATTATGTGGAACTGTTCCGCCGCCAGAATGAGGATGAATGGGTGCTCATGACGCGCAGCGGGGCGGAAGCAACTTTGACCTTGAATAGCATTGGGTTGACGTGTTGTTTGGCGGATTTTTATGATGACGTGCGGTTTGATTAA
- a CDS encoding sigma-54-dependent transcriptional regulator, whose product MTEQTVLIIDDEPDIRELLEITLLRMGLDTITAGNVENALSQIENYHPHLCLTDMKLPDGSGIDIVRYLQKNHPHIPVAVITAFGSMDTAVEALKAGAYDFVSKPVDLPKLRELIQTALKLSAGKGKQPAPTDDDSDTHSSSILGNSPAMQQLKATIHKLARSQAPVYIHGESGSGKELVAHQIHQQGSRVKAPFVPVNCGAIPENLMESEFFGHKKGSFTGAMADKQGLFQAAHKGTLFLDEVADLPLTMQVKLLRAIQEGAVKPVGGLEEIPVDVRILSATHKSLEHEVAAGHFRQDLYYRLNVIKLKVPPLRERQEDILLLADFFLQKIAERWQMPPIRLSPAARQELGAYGFPGNVRELENVLERASTLCDNNTIQPDDLQLPVEANMTACAVTPHPTPSPSRGEGLEEKEKKSRGDAEALPAWNPVDEEAERDLILRALEQTRWNRTKAAEVLGMSFRQLRYRIQKYGLDEG is encoded by the coding sequence ATGACTGAACAAACCGTACTCATCATTGATGATGAACCTGACATTCGTGAACTGTTGGAAATCACCCTGTTACGCATGGGGCTGGATACCATCACCGCTGGCAATGTGGAAAATGCCCTCAGCCAGATCGAAAATTACCATCCGCATTTGTGCCTGACCGATATGAAATTGCCGGATGGCAGCGGTATCGACATTGTGCGTTACCTGCAAAAAAATCACCCGCATATTCCGGTCGCGGTGATTACGGCGTTTGGCAGCATGGATACGGCAGTGGAGGCGCTTAAAGCGGGCGCTTACGATTTCGTGTCCAAACCCGTGGATTTGCCGAAACTGCGCGAGTTGATTCAAACAGCCCTGAAGCTTTCCGCTGGTAAAGGCAAACAGCCCGCGCCAACGGATGATGATAGCGACACCCACAGCAGCAGTATTTTGGGCAATTCTCCGGCGATGCAACAACTCAAAGCGACCATCCACAAACTGGCACGCAGCCAAGCGCCGGTGTACATCCACGGCGAATCGGGCAGTGGTAAGGAATTGGTCGCGCACCAGATTCATCAACAAGGTTCGCGGGTCAAAGCGCCATTCGTGCCAGTCAACTGCGGGGCGATTCCTGAAAATTTGATGGAGAGCGAATTTTTCGGACACAAAAAAGGCAGCTTTACCGGCGCAATGGCGGATAAGCAGGGGCTGTTTCAAGCGGCGCACAAAGGCACGTTGTTTTTGGATGAAGTGGCTGATTTACCGTTGACCATGCAGGTCAAATTGCTGCGGGCGATTCAGGAAGGCGCGGTCAAACCCGTGGGGGGCTTGGAAGAAATTCCGGTGGATGTGCGGATTTTGAGTGCGACGCACAAGAGTTTGGAACATGAAGTGGCAGCGGGGCATTTCCGGCAGGATTTGTATTACCGCCTGAATGTGATCAAGTTGAAAGTGCCGCCGCTGAGGGAACGCCAAGAGGATATTTTGCTGTTGGCGGACTTTTTCTTGCAGAAAATTGCGGAACGTTGGCAGATGCCACCGATTCGGTTGTCGCCTGCGGCGCGGCAAGAGTTGGGAGCGTATGGGTTTCCGGGGAATGTGCGCGAGCTGGAAAACGTGCTGGAGCGGGCGAGTACGTTGTGTGATAACAATACGATTCAGCCGGATGATTTGCAGTTGCCGGTGGAAGCAAACATGACGGCTTGCGCCGTTACCCCTCACCCCACCCCCTCTCCCTCAAGGGGCGAGGGGCTTGAAGAAAAAGAGAAAAAAAGTAGAGGGGATGCGGAGGCGTTACCGGCTTGGAATCCGGTGGATGAGGAGGCGGAGCGCGATTTGATTTTGCGGGCGTTGGAGCAGACGCGCTGGAACCGCACCAAGGCGGCAGAAGTGTTGGGGATGTCGTTCCGGCAGTTGCGTTACCGGATTCAGAAGTATGGGTTGGATGAGGGCTAA
- a CDS encoding two-component system sensor histidine kinase NtrB, with protein MQSGTRATTLDEKLIPVFLHEDPWNLLRLYHVYRFTLAGALLVSLVLDYGNVKLGQHDPGLFVWLTGTYLLVAVFSNLASYFQWPDLPVQTVLFVILDIAILLGLLYSSGGISAGFGILLLIPVLIPHLGNPGHVSLLLATVTGILLVAMQIWLQSKGESDSGGVMHSGLIALFILLISLASNRWIRKASAVASLAQRRGVDLANLSQLNQSILDKLESGIVVVEGSGAIRHMNESAWDMLGQPGNWRSKPLQQFAPELDHHLQHWLHTICPRIASFDVRHQNTTEMRARFSQLGNQSRRATMINLEDTTEQREKLQSAKLASLGQLTASIAHEIRNPLGAISHAAQLMSESQNLDKADVRLLQIIQSNARRMNLTIESVLNLSRKKTPNRERLALKLWLHEFRKDFLLQNKLRIDQMNLFIEPADTVIEFDPAHLHQIIWNLCSNAYKYAHDDPKYLQIDIHGGNPTHTRDIMLNVMDNGRGMTEAQRQRLFEPFFTTSTQGTGLGLFMSRELCLTNGATLDYVALASGGSCFRLVFAHHR; from the coding sequence TTGCAGTCTGGAACACGCGCAACAACACTTGACGAAAAGCTAATCCCGGTCTTTTTACACGAAGACCCTTGGAATTTACTACGCCTCTACCATGTCTACCGCTTCACATTGGCGGGCGCATTATTAGTCTCGTTGGTACTGGACTACGGCAATGTCAAACTGGGGCAACACGACCCCGGCCTCTTTGTTTGGCTCACTGGCACTTACCTGTTAGTGGCCGTTTTCAGCAATCTCGCCTCGTATTTTCAATGGCCGGATTTGCCCGTTCAAACCGTGCTGTTTGTTATCCTCGATATTGCCATCCTGCTAGGCTTGCTGTATTCCAGCGGTGGCATTAGCGCGGGCTTCGGTATCTTATTGCTGATCCCCGTCCTAATTCCTCACCTCGGCAACCCCGGTCATGTCTCGCTGCTATTGGCAACAGTGACGGGGATATTGTTGGTAGCCATGCAAATTTGGCTGCAAAGCAAAGGGGAATCCGACAGCGGCGGTGTGATGCACAGCGGCTTGATTGCCTTGTTCATTCTGTTGATCAGCCTCGCCAGCAATCGCTGGATTCGCAAAGCCAGCGCGGTTGCCTCCTTAGCCCAACGGCGCGGCGTTGATCTTGCCAACCTCTCGCAACTCAACCAGTCGATTCTCGACAAGCTCGAATCCGGCATTGTCGTAGTAGAAGGTTCCGGCGCAATCCGCCACATGAATGAATCCGCGTGGGATATGCTAGGGCAACCCGGCAACTGGCGCAGCAAACCTTTGCAGCAATTCGCCCCCGAACTTGATCATCACTTGCAACATTGGCTGCACACGATTTGCCCGCGTATTGCCAGCTTTGATGTGCGCCACCAAAACACCACCGAAATGCGGGCGCGTTTTTCCCAACTCGGCAATCAATCGCGCCGCGCTACCATGATCAATCTGGAAGACACCACCGAACAACGCGAAAAATTGCAAAGCGCCAAACTCGCTTCTCTCGGTCAGCTCACCGCCAGTATTGCGCATGAAATCCGCAATCCTTTAGGCGCAATCAGCCACGCCGCGCAACTCATGAGCGAATCCCAAAATCTGGATAAAGCCGATGTACGTTTACTGCAAATCATCCAATCCAATGCCCGCCGCATGAATCTGACCATCGAAAGTGTGCTTAACCTCTCCCGCAAAAAAACGCCCAACCGCGAACGCCTCGCGCTCAAATTATGGTTACACGAATTTCGCAAAGATTTTCTGCTGCAAAACAAATTGCGCATTGATCAGATGAACTTATTCATCGAACCGGCGGATACCGTGATTGAATTCGACCCGGCGCACTTGCACCAAATCATTTGGAATTTGTGCAGCAACGCCTACAAATACGCACACGATGACCCCAAGTATTTACAAATCGACATTCACGGCGGCAACCCGACGCATACCCGCGACATTATGCTCAATGTGATGGATAACGGGCGCGGCATGACCGAAGCGCAACGCCAGCGCCTGTTTGAACCGTTTTTCACCACCAGTACCCAAGGCACGGGCTTAGGCTTATTCATGTCACGCGAACTGTGCTTGACCAATGGCGCAACCTTGGACTATGTTGCGTTAGCGTCGGGTGGAAGCTGTTTCCGCCTTGTGTTTGCGCATCATCGCTAA
- a CDS encoding PP0621 family protein, whose protein sequence is MSRIIFILVLLVVGFLLLKSWQRRQSLKQKHQQSSGKITTNTRMVRCEHCGLHVPAPEAISQGGKHFCSLEHAQQHLTKS, encoded by the coding sequence ATGTCCCGCATTATTTTTATCCTTGTTTTGCTGGTAGTCGGTTTCCTTCTGTTAAAATCCTGGCAACGTAGGCAAAGCCTGAAACAAAAACACCAACAATCGTCCGGGAAAATCACAACAAACACCCGCATGGTACGCTGCGAACACTGCGGCCTGCATGTCCCGGCGCCTGAAGCGATTTCCCAAGGGGGGAAACACTTTTGCAGTCTGGAACACGCGCAACAACACTTGACGAAAAGCTAA
- a CDS encoding NAD+ synthase, with the protein MQKKNQTLRIALAQLNVCVGDVQNNLSQVQAAIRQAREQQADLVVFPELVLAGYPPEDLLFRPDFLAQMQAGVETLAAETDGMTVIVGAPLRRGTALQNMACVLRDGQIVAEYSKQCLPNYRVFDEKRYFTPGVQSLVVDVAGVKIGILICEDIWEDAPAQAAVAAGADVLCVLNASPFSYDKQAQRAALLQRQAANNQCPLAYVNLVGGQDELVFDGDSMLLDAAGNIVFRAEAFAAGVFIEEWDITTSPVGATGRSPLPSLSDITPVIYQALTTGIRDYVHKNGFSSVLLGLSGGIDSALVLALAVDALGAENVEAVMMPFHYTSGMSLEDAQQQAAWLGVRYRNIPIASIYDSFTASLAPEFGERPVDVTEQNLQARIRGVLLMSLSNKLGSLLLSTSNKSESAVGYATLYGDMAGAFSPLKDVYKMQVYALAEYRNTLGQAIPQRVIERPPSAELAPGQVDQDSLPPYAVLDAILRRFIEGDEVLEDIIASGFDAATVRRVVNLVLLSEYKRRQAAPGVRISGRGFGKDWRYPITSAWRKNLPFNPPKE; encoded by the coding sequence GTGCAAAAGAAAAATCAGACATTACGCATCGCGTTAGCCCAATTAAATGTGTGTGTGGGCGATGTGCAAAATAATCTTAGTCAAGTACAAGCCGCTATCCGTCAAGCGCGGGAACAGCAGGCTGACTTGGTTGTTTTTCCAGAACTGGTCTTGGCGGGGTATCCGCCGGAAGATTTGCTGTTCCGCCCCGACTTTTTGGCGCAAATGCAGGCAGGTGTGGAAACGTTGGCGGCAGAAACTGATGGGATGACGGTGATCGTGGGAGCGCCGTTGCGTCGCGGTACTGCGTTGCAAAATATGGCGTGCGTGTTGCGCGATGGGCAGATAGTGGCGGAATACAGCAAGCAATGTTTGCCCAATTACCGCGTCTTTGATGAGAAACGCTATTTTACCCCCGGCGTGCAATCGCTGGTAGTGGACGTGGCGGGCGTTAAGATCGGTATCCTGATTTGCGAGGATATTTGGGAGGACGCGCCTGCTCAAGCGGCGGTGGCAGCGGGGGCGGACGTACTGTGTGTGTTGAATGCGTCGCCGTTTAGTTACGATAAGCAGGCGCAACGGGCAGCCTTGTTGCAACGGCAGGCGGCTAATAATCAGTGTCCGCTGGCGTATGTGAATCTGGTTGGTGGGCAGGATGAACTGGTGTTCGATGGCGATTCGATGCTGCTGGATGCGGCGGGAAATATCGTGTTTCGGGCAGAGGCGTTTGCCGCAGGGGTGTTTATCGAAGAGTGGGATATTACCACCTCCCCCGTAGGGGCGACCGGCCGGTCGCCCCTACCCTCATTATCTGACATTACACCGGTTATTTACCAAGCCCTGACCACGGGTATCCGCGATTATGTCCACAAAAACGGGTTTTCCAGCGTATTGCTGGGCTTGTCGGGCGGCATAGATTCGGCACTGGTGTTGGCGTTAGCCGTCGATGCGTTGGGGGCAGAAAATGTTGAGGCGGTGATGATGCCGTTTCATTACACCTCTGGCATGAGTTTGGAAGATGCGCAACAGCAAGCGGCGTGGCTGGGGGTGCGTTACCGCAATATACCGATTGCATCAATTTACGACAGTTTCACGGCTTCGTTAGCGCCGGAGTTTGGGGAGCGCCCGGTGGATGTGACCGAGCAGAATTTGCAGGCGCGGATTCGCGGCGTGTTGCTCATGTCGCTGTCGAATAAGTTAGGCAGTTTGTTACTGTCTACCAGCAATAAGAGCGAGAGCGCGGTGGGTTATGCCACTCTGTATGGCGATATGGCGGGGGCGTTTTCACCGCTGAAAGATGTGTACAAAATGCAGGTGTATGCGTTGGCGGAATACCGCAATACCTTGGGGCAGGCGATTCCGCAGCGGGTGATTGAGCGCCCGCCTTCCGCTGAACTCGCGCCGGGGCAAGTGGATCAGGATTCGTTGCCGCCGTATGCGGTATTGGATGCGATTTTGCGGCGTTTCATCGAGGGTGATGAGGTGCTTGAGGATATTATCGCCAGTGGATTCGATGCGGCAACCGTGCGCCGCGTGGTGAATCTGGTACTATTGAGCGAATACAAACGGCGGCAAGCAGCACCGGGCGTGCGCATTAGCGGGCGCGGTTTTGGTAAGGATTGGCGTTACCCTATTACCTCTGCTTGGCGTAAAAATTTACCTTTTAACCCCCCAAAGGAGTGA
- a CDS encoding P-II family nitrogen regulator — protein MKLIQAIIKPFKLDDVREALTEIGVTGMTAIEVKGFGRQKGHTELYRGAEYVVDFLPKVKLEIVVKEEDVESAIEAIQKAAHTGKIGDGKIFVLPVEQAIRIRTGESGRDAV, from the coding sequence ATGAAGCTGATTCAGGCGATTATTAAGCCGTTCAAACTGGACGATGTGCGCGAAGCCTTGACCGAAATCGGTGTGACCGGGATGACGGCGATTGAGGTGAAGGGTTTCGGGCGGCAAAAAGGTCATACCGAGTTGTACCGTGGCGCGGAATACGTGGTAGATTTTCTACCAAAAGTGAAGCTGGAAATCGTGGTCAAGGAAGAAGACGTGGAGTCGGCGATTGAAGCGATTCAAAAAGCAGCACACACCGGCAAGATTGGCGACGGTAAGATTTTCGTGTTACCGGTTGAGCAGGCTATTCGTATCCGTACCGGCGAAAGCGGGCGGGATGCGGTATAA
- a CDS encoding tRNA(Met) cytidine acetyltransferase TmcA codes for MQCLLPAEGEVFWLTGNAIKKAHTLLGQECDALVFDAHSGFDVNAFAAVSGTLRGGGTLFLLIPPLDAWADFPDPDYRRFIPYPYQPEDVQGRFLQRLVRLLDGKEGECHSPLQGKVFVGAYCIRPLQSKQSIAIQTIVQANVPVVLTADRGRGKSAALGMAASQLQAAGKRVLLTAPSRATVATVFKHAENPPSFFAPDDLLQTLPQGDVLLVDEAAAIPVPLLLKMLEHYPRCVFSTTLHGYEGSGRGFALRFQKELDARVAGWQAVRLHTPIRWAENDPLECFINRALLLDADVGEGVCNTPLNSLYRELNRDELAHNEPLLRQLFGLLITAHYQTRPSDLRQMLDAPDISIHVLEQHGVILAVALLSREGGLDAELTAAIHAGTRRPHGHPIPQTLTFHAKIPGAATLICERVMRIAVHPDWQNHGLGAHLLEHLLGFATRSGADYMGVSYAMTPPLLRFWGRAGFVLARIGFRKDTASGSRSVVQVKALSAAAALLFKGL; via the coding sequence GTGCAATGCTTGCTGCCTGCGGAAGGCGAGGTGTTTTGGCTGACGGGGAATGCGATCAAGAAAGCGCATACCCTGTTGGGGCAAGAGTGTGATGCGTTGGTGTTTGATGCGCATAGTGGCTTTGATGTGAATGCGTTTGCGGCGGTCAGCGGTACATTGCGCGGTGGCGGCACGTTGTTTTTGTTGATACCGCCGTTGGATGCGTGGGCGGATTTTCCTGACCCCGATTATCGGCGGTTTATTCCTTATCCTTATCAACCGGAAGACGTGCAGGGGCGGTTTTTGCAGCGCTTGGTTCGGTTGTTGGATGGAAAAGAGGGCGAATGCCATTCGCCCCTACAAGGGAAGGTCTTTGTAGGGGCGTATTGCATACGCCCTCTTCAAAGCAAACAATCAATAGCCATACAAACCATCGTCCAAGCCAATGTGCCAGTGGTACTGACGGCAGATCGGGGGCGTGGCAAATCGGCTGCGTTGGGCATGGCGGCAAGTCAATTGCAGGCGGCGGGAAAGCGCGTGTTGTTAACGGCGCCGTCACGGGCGACGGTGGCAACTGTTTTCAAACATGCGGAAAATCCCCCTTCATTTTTTGCTCCCGATGATTTGCTGCAAACCTTGCCGCAAGGCGATGTGTTATTGGTCGATGAGGCGGCAGCGATTCCTGTGCCGCTGTTGTTGAAAATGCTGGAACATTACCCGCGTTGCGTGTTTTCCACCACTTTGCACGGGTATGAGGGGAGCGGGCGTGGGTTTGCATTGCGTTTTCAGAAAGAATTGGATGCGCGTGTTGCGGGTTGGCAAGCAGTGCGGTTACACACGCCGATCCGTTGGGCGGAAAACGACCCACTGGAGTGCTTCATCAATCGAGCGTTGTTGTTGGATGCGGACGTGGGAGAGGGCGTATGCAATACGCCCCTAAATTCTTTGTACCGCGAATTAAACCGCGACGAACTTGCCCACAACGAACCTTTACTTCGCCAACTGTTCGGCTTGCTGATCACTGCCCACTACCAAACGCGCCCTTCCGATCTGCGCCAGATGTTGGATGCACCCGACATTTCCATCCACGTCCTTGAACAGCACGGCGTGATCCTGGCAGTCGCCTTGCTGTCCCGCGAAGGCGGGTTGGATGCGGAACTGACCGCAGCGATTCACGCCGGAACACGCCGCCCTCACGGACACCCCATCCCGCAAACCCTCACTTTTCACGCGAAAATCCCCGGTGCGGCAACCTTGATTTGCGAGCGGGTGATGCGGATTGCAGTGCATCCTGACTGGCAAAACCACGGTCTGGGTGCGCATTTGCTGGAACATCTGTTAGGATTCGCCACCCGCAGCGGGGCAGATTACATGGGAGTCAGTTACGCCATGACTCCACCATTGCTGCGCTTTTGGGGACGTGCCGGGTTTGTGTTGGCACGGATCGGGTTTCGCAAAGATACCGCCAGCGGCAGCCGTTCGGTGGTGCAAGTGAAAGCCTTGAGTGCGGCGGCAGCGTTATTGTTCAAAGGGTTATGA
- a CDS encoding acyltransferase family protein, which produces MEKVLVSGQRFLALDALRGLAALWVVYFHVYGGLGYLAVDFFLVLSGFILAHRYLYSDKPTSAAVFISHRLARLYPLHIYTLLVFVLVHWLMYWTMPSFPDGALFTFVQHLTLTHNIGLSPHGLTWNYPSWSVSVEFWVNILFIFLISRKTSSGWLFLLSTFGLVSLLRLHGNLNAQAETYLSIINAGMLRGMASFLLGILAYRVYLFYRDDWRVARYAAWLEGACVLAVVGILWSRTGDSVGMDVFVPYLALVMVAIFAFEQGWLSRGLRKLAYLGEISYSVYLNHLVVLMIFRHFALQYGWDKPTILGLTLVTVLVYSHFTYRYLEIPLGKRLRRSLEGLISKPLPQAA; this is translated from the coding sequence GTGGAAAAGGTTTTAGTGAGTGGGCAGCGGTTTCTTGCCCTCGATGCGCTGCGCGGTTTGGCGGCATTGTGGGTGGTGTATTTTCATGTCTACGGTGGCTTGGGTTATCTGGCGGTGGATTTCTTTTTGGTGTTGAGCGGTTTTATCCTCGCGCACCGTTATTTGTACAGTGACAAGCCCACTAGCGCGGCGGTGTTTATTAGCCATCGGCTTGCGCGTTTGTATCCGTTGCATATTTATACGTTGCTGGTGTTTGTGTTGGTGCATTGGTTGATGTATTGGACGATGCCGAGCTTTCCTGATGGCGCATTGTTTACGTTTGTGCAGCATCTGACCCTGACGCATAACATTGGTCTGAGTCCACACGGGCTGACATGGAATTACCCCAGTTGGTCGGTATCGGTGGAGTTTTGGGTGAATATCCTGTTTATCTTTCTGATTTCCCGCAAAACCTCCAGTGGCTGGTTATTTTTATTGAGCACGTTTGGTTTGGTGAGTTTGTTGAGGTTGCACGGTAATTTGAATGCACAGGCAGAGACCTACCTCAGTATTATTAATGCGGGGATGTTACGGGGGATGGCATCGTTTTTATTGGGTATTTTAGCTTATCGGGTGTACCTATTTTACCGGGATGATTGGCGCGTGGCGCGGTATGCGGCTTGGTTGGAAGGGGCTTGTGTATTGGCAGTCGTCGGCATTCTTTGGAGTCGCACCGGAGATTCAGTGGGAATGGATGTTTTTGTGCCGTATCTGGCGCTGGTGATGGTGGCAATTTTCGCGTTTGAACAAGGGTGGTTGTCGCGTGGTTTGCGTAAACTGGCGTATTTGGGGGAGATTTCCTATTCGGTTTACCTGAATCATTTGGTCGTCCTGATGATTTTTCGGCACTTCGCTTTGCAATACGGTTGGGATAAGCCAACGATTTTGGGCTTAACGTTGGTGACAGTGCTGGTGTATTCGCACTTTACCTACCGTTATCTGGAAATCCCTTTGGGTAAGCGCTTGCGGCGGAGCTTGGAAGGATTGATTTCCAAACCCCTGCCGCAAGCTGCTTAG
- a CDS encoding undecaprenyl-diphosphate phosphatase → MDIFHAIILGIVEGITEFLPVSSTGHMIVVSDWLGMDRNAQHTAFEIIIQFAAIFAVIANYTEKFHPRYFALWVKVLIAFLPIAIIGFLFSDLIESLFNVQIVAWMFIIGGIIFLIVEHFYREDAHRIKQMEDISYTQAAWVGFAQIFAVIPGTSRAGATIIGGMLAGLDRKSSTEFSFLLALPVLGASSGYSLLKHYNEFATTSFVPLIVGFVVAFLVAYLTMKVFIGFLQRFTFRTFGVYRILFGVLLLWWLA, encoded by the coding sequence ATGGATATTTTTCATGCCATTATTTTAGGCATTGTCGAAGGCATTACCGAGTTTCTACCCGTTTCCTCCACCGGACACATGATTGTGGTATCGGACTGGCTGGGCATGGATCGTAACGCCCAACACACTGCCTTTGAAATCATTATTCAATTTGCTGCTATTTTTGCGGTTATCGCCAATTACACCGAGAAATTCCACCCGCGCTATTTCGCCTTATGGGTGAAAGTGTTAATCGCATTTCTGCCGATTGCCATCATTGGCTTTTTATTCAGTGACTTAATCGAAAGCCTGTTTAACGTTCAGATCGTGGCGTGGATGTTTATCATCGGCGGGATTATTTTCCTGATCGTTGAACATTTTTACCGCGAAGATGCGCATCGAATCAAACAGATGGAAGACATCAGTTATACCCAAGCAGCATGGGTAGGCTTTGCACAAATATTCGCGGTGATACCGGGTACAAGCCGTGCTGGAGCAACCATTATTGGCGGCATGTTGGCGGGTTTAGATCGCAAATCCAGCACCGAATTTTCCTTTCTGCTGGCGTTGCCGGTATTAGGGGCGAGTTCCGGCTATTCCCTGTTGAAACACTACAATGAATTCGCCACTACCAGCTTTGTGCCGCTCATTGTCGGGTTTGTTGTCGCCTTTTTGGTGGCGTACCTCACCATGAAAGTGTTTATCGGGTTTTTACAACGCTTTACCTTCCGCACCTTTGGCGTTTACCGCATTCTGTTTGGGGTATTACTGCTGTGGTGGCTGGCGTAA